One stretch of Pseudomonadota bacterium DNA includes these proteins:
- a CDS encoding lysozyme yields the protein MLLAEQAVCRLIKVPLTDGQFDALASFTFNLSSGALQRSTLRRKVNREEHDEAPEQFMR from the coding sequence GTGCTGCTGGCTGAACAGGCTGTATGCCGCCTGATTAAAGTACCACTTACTGATGGTCAATTTGACGCTCTTGCCTCTTTTACCTTCAACCTTAGTAGCGGAGCACTTCAACGCTCCACCCTCCGCCGTAAAGTAAACCGTGAGGAACATGATGAAGCGCCAGAGCAATTCATGCGCTGA